One Panicum virgatum strain AP13 chromosome 3N, P.virgatum_v5, whole genome shotgun sequence DNA segment encodes these proteins:
- the LOC120663819 gene encoding thioredoxin H-type 2-like — MEAPSITVKSVADGPQLKEIMKNAAEDGGNKLLVLEFMAPWSEPCKYMSKVLDGNPAGRGLAYDLRGYADFYALDITKFRQFAQRMTVEALPTFLLLTKGYTVLARVVGVDKEELRSSIMQEHRDKAAAGAGQEKVNPEQDIDEPLSLFSSPYAFLRARLRSFFN, encoded by the exons ATGGAAGCACCATCGATCACCGTGAAGTCCGTCGCCGATGGGCCGCAGCTCAAGGAAATCATGAAGAATGCTGCTGAGGATGGTGGCAACAagttg CTGGTGCTGGAGTTCATGGCGCCGTGGTCGGAGCCGTGCAAGTACATGAGCAAGGTGCTAGATGGAAACCCCGCCGGGAGAGGACTTGCATACGATTTGCGAGGCTATGCTGACTTTTACGCGCTTGACATCACCAAATTCAGG CAATTTGCACAGCGCATGACAGTGGAGGCCCTGCCGACGTTTCTGCTACTCACGAAGGGCTACACGGTGCTGGCCCGCGTCGTAGGCGTTGACAAGGAAGAGCTCAGGAGCAGCATCATGCAGGAACACAGAGACAAAGCAGCTGCTGGGGCCGGCCAGGAAAAGGTGAACCCCGAACAAGATATAGATGAGCCCCTGAGCTTGTTCTCAAGTCCGTATGCCTTCTTGAGGGCCAGGCTAAGATCATTCTTCAATTAG